The Hippoglossus hippoglossus isolate fHipHip1 chromosome 10, fHipHip1.pri, whole genome shotgun sequence DNA segment AAAAGAGATCTTTGTAAAGAAGTACAGATGCAAATTAAACTTTACCTGCTTGTTTTATGCTAAtgttaaagtcatttttaagCAAAACTGTCAAACTGatcttctctgttttctatcACAAGAAACTCAATATCTTTGGGTTTGAAATAGTTAATcacaaaataagacatttgaCGACATCACTAAAGTTATTACTTGAGAAGACAAAGGGCAGATTGTTGATGACAGACTGAACTTTTACCTCCAACAGTGCTCGATGCACTTTCTTCAGGAACTCTTCATCTTTCTCGTACTCTGAAACCAGCTCAGCCGGCAGGTCTTGCCGATGACCGAGCtaaagagaggaaacacagcagcGAGAATTCAAACTGCTGCACCTTCACAGCTGAATATGAGCCTCACAAGTGGAAGTGGTGGGAAAAGGGAACACAGTGATCTGAAACCCAGAATCTCAGTGATGACTAATGGATGTTTGTCCTCAGATTTTTATGTTTTCGTTTTGTCTACCACAGAGCAAGCTGCTTTTTCTTAAGGATTCAACATCAAGCCTGTGCGGTCGTGGGCAGACGTCTTGTTAACATTTCTCCTATGTTCAAACACTCCCACACAGTTAAGTCTTGTCCTATGAAGACTGCCAGTGACTAAAATTCAAAGCATGGACGGActcacctcctctgctgcctggACCAGAGCGCTCCACTCCAGTTTGGGAATCATCCGGCTGACGAACTGAGGGTTGAACTCCACCTCATTCACCTTCACCTCAGTTGCCTTCGCACAAAAACAaccagacagaaaaaacaacctGTCAGCATCAAACTAGCAGTCCTAAAACAGCGGCTAGTCCTCAGACATGTTTGTAAACAAGTGAggtctaaaaaaaaatgtctacGTCTACGgctttatctgtgtgtgtggctgcagggaaGAAGtcatcacacagaaacacctgGAACCAGGAGGACTGGTGAGTGAGGTAAAGAACCTGATCTTTACTTAAAAATGGAGAATAATAAACTACTGGTGTGTCCCTATAAAACCTTTAACACAATGGTTTTCAATGTGAATGATTAGTTATGAAGACTTAAATGGATTGAGGTCATATTTAGTGGCTAATGTACTGAACTGAATTATGGTCAGATAGGTTTTTAATATCattctttcctcttgtgtgtaAACAGGACGGACAAAATTTCCATTTCCTTTCCTATTTAAGATATGACTTAAAATACTCAATTTGAGgtgaatatattatatttggatttaaaaatatgtaattagCATATACATGCTAAATTAATTAGGTACATGTAAAATGTGGATTATTGATTAAAGCTGGGACTTCATTTGGTTAGTtttacaaacaacaaaatgggGAGTTTACTTTCTACTTCGGTGTTTACTTagaatgttcagtttttgttgacaCTGTCCATAAATATTTAACTTCAGTATTTAATTTACACATGTCAACAGAAACTGAACAATATTAACATCAATCAGATGGAATTAAAGTAGAGTTAATTGAAACGAATAACCATAAACTGCACAGTTCTATGTAATAACACTGAGCGTCTGTCAGACCCTGATCCAGCTCAATTACTGTCAACACAACCGATGCGTTtggaaatatgaataaaatgttgaacGGCCTCATGACAGTTCCGTTCCCCGGTGAAGACACAACACGCAGCATGAAGCTAATGGGATGTTATGTTAAAGTGTTAGCATCGTTAGCAGCGATGCTAAGCAGATGTGAGGATTTACCTTGATGAGCAGCGGGTATCCTTTAGTGACGCCCTTCACGTGAGACGTcagcatgttgtgtgtgagcagcttcaTGTTTAAACACAATGATGATTGATTTACtaccaacaacaaacacacactctgagtcTTTTCGAGATGTAAATCACGCTATAGCGTTTACATGTGGACCGGAAGTGTCAACTGTTGCGTCGCTAAAACGGTTCCCCGGGACCTTGGCCTCAGCGCCGTTAGTTCCTAGGTCACTTCTTTAgtttaataaatgtatataaatacattcatgTCACATTGTAGGACCCAATCAGGACCAATGCTATATATTGTGACCTCATTTTAAGTTATATTAACAGTAACCAGTattcaataattataatttttatttagtataaatacacatgttcATATATTCAGCTGTATGATATTGGTGGATGTAGTTTTTGGTTAAATTGTATTaacgttaaaaaaaagagaaatgttttggggGGGTTCTTAATTAAAGAGCTGTcaatatttctattattattatcatctgtGCCCCTGTCTTGTAGAGTAACATGGTTTTCAATTAAACTTCAACAAGGTACACAAGCAAAATCTTTCACACAAAACTTATAATGGTGTAATCCAGTGCTGGCTACCATACgtacttttttgtattttttacattaaataatagATGGCATCTCATTAGTCAATcatgatttatgtatttttaatagataactttctaaaacattttaaaagttagCAGTAACTATAGCTCTTAGATAAATGTATGAGGTAAAAAATATTTGCTTCTGAAATGAAGTGTAGAAGTTAAAAGTAACAATACTCACTTGAAATAGTCGAGTAAAGTACAAGAGCATatttaaacagtgttttagtgaatgtattttgttaaattCCACCACCTACAATGACAAAATATGCTAAATTGTGTTGACTGTGTTAGTTAGCAGACAAAGACGATGTTCATTTTTATActcaaattttttattttttgtattaattttgtATACTCCTTGTCTTTGTATTATACAGGTCATTCATACAGTTTATGATATAGTAAATAGTAATTACACACGAGAGATGTAACAGGCATCAGCCTGTCACCATCACAGACATGCATCATGCGcgcacttaaacacacacatacacacacatcccttacactaaataacaaaaacgataaaaatgtaaaacctttttttttttttttttaatcacaaaacCCCTTATTATTCTTCCTCCATCACCAGATTCACATCCTCTcaactcttattttgaaaatgagtACAACAATACTTAtgttttgacaaaataaaaaacacataaagaaagaaaaaaatgcaggAAGGCATCTAAAGAAGTGGGCAAAGCATTTCTGAGGACAGTTACTGTCGGTTTATTCAGGGCCCCGGGCTCTAAACTCCTCATGGAAACAAGCACGAACGAGCTGTAATGCAGGGACGTCGACTGGCATCACTttgtaaaacaattaaaacttAAGTCTAACTTGACTTTGAGAAGCTTTAACAAAATCCAATGTGCTACACAGTTTAGATGCTTCATGTGATCAGGTGATTTTGTTCAGTCAGGTGTGTGTCATTCTAtttgtgagagggagagaacaggaTTGAGGAAGGCAACACAAACTCTTCAAAAAGAGCACTCTGCAAGGTTTATGGCACAAATAACTGCACTGAGAGAAGTGGGTGCGTAGTGGGGCCGAAGCTGAACCAGTCACACGGTGTGGTGTCGTGAAGTCAGGGTGAAAACCATCTGCCAACATCTGGAGCGTGTTAGAAAAAGGCAATTCCTTGACTCTTTACTCTCCGTCTCTGCTATGAGCTTCACAGGTGCTGCTGGAGTTGTGACGCCCATGAGACTAAGAAGGTAAACTTGTGCCACTACTTTTAATCATAATACAAACAGTTTAAAGCAGCACAATTCAGAGTACATgaagtgaccccccccccccccatcagtgTCTTTCTTACAAGCAATACAAACCTTGAGAGAGATGATCCTTCCTGCCCTTTGTTGGATCGAGAATCAGTGTGACGGTGATATGTTTGCACAGAACATCTGCAGACTAGTATTTAACTCAGAGGAAGGATATGAGGAGAGCTCTCGCTGAATGCACAACTCAACAATTAAATCTGCTGCGTCCATATATGATGGAGCCACATACAACACTGGCTGTTAGTAACTGCAGTAGTAATTAgtctttgctttgcttttgCATTGGAGCACAGGCTGATTCTCTTTAGaccatacacacatgcaaatacacattcAAACTCTGGATTCACTCCCTTCGATCAGACTTTCCCAAATGATAATTTCAATAAtgtctctcacactctcactcacacatgtgcacacatacacacacacacacacagtcattctctctcacacagaaaCAAGAAGCCGCCATCATTCTTGACCATCTTCCGTGCGCCACTTCAGGAAATCCTCCTTCCGGGCGTCTGGTTTGATCTGGTTCCTCATGCCACCGAGCAGATTGGAGGTGGCTTCGGACGCCACTATCAAAGGTCGGACCACAGTGGGTGGGATCTGCCGCAGGACACCGCCCACAGCACCAGGCAGACCCTTTTGTTCGTGGCCGCGGGATGCTACATCGCATAGAGTCTGAGCCGTGTCAATCACTccctggaggagcagagagaatgaACATCATGTACGGGTTGGACATTTGGTTAAATATACGACCGGGATATTTATTCCTTCAGGCTGTGACCTCTGATTCCCCACCCTGATTATTTATACTGAGGTTCACCTAAACATTACTGCAGGAAGTCAACAACACAGTTTCTGataaaagggggaaaaaatgagtGCACAATGTGAGGGTCAATTTGGGGACATACCTCTCTGACTGTGTCATAGGCTTTGGCCACACCCTCTCTGAGGTCAGCAGGCTGGGCGGCTCTACGGGGCCGGCTGCCGGGGGCCCGGCCCTCAGTGATGGCGTAGCGATTCAGAGGTGGTGTTGGCGAAAGGATGTCGTACACCGTCTCTGCGGTGGCCTTTAAAAAATAGCAGACAGAAACCACAAATTATTTTTCCTTATTTGAAGTAAGAGTCTATGGATAGATTAGGTGATATGTATTGTAAAAAGCTGTGagacaaatgtattattttaagCTATTTGTATAAAATTGACCTGACACCAAATTCTTGAGGCTGTGTTTATTCTAAAATACTTCAACATTGTCCACACAATTGAACACAGCAACAAGATTTTCTCCATCTAATATCATCACTGAGTTAAATTGCTTAATTCACAGTCACTGCCCTCTTGTCTTTATAGACCAAGTACCTGTATGGCCTGCACCAGTCTGTTGCTGAGCTCCAGAGCAGCTGATGCTGTTGAGGTACCGAAAGAGGCTGCCCCCCTCTGGAGACCTCGGATAATGCGTCCGTCTTTCCTGTACTGCTCTATGGGCAACCAGAACAGATCCCTCACTCCGTGGACTGGAGAAACACAGCGAGGTGGAGAAGAGGGATTTTAATGAGTAGATGAAGCAGGATGAAGAACATGTAAATGTTAAGCTGACGATGTGTTTGTAGACAAAAGCACTTTTAACTCACAGAGCTGGACAACTGAGTGCATAGGGCCAACACCTCCCAGAAGCCCCGGCAGCTGGTTCTTCCTGATGTCTGTCAGCCACTCTGTGACGGCGTACTGGATCACTTTGTCCACACCAAGGAGACTAGGATTTGTTGCAGAAGAAAGACTAAGAGACTTACaccaaaacatttctcaaaCATAATGATTCATTCTCAAACTTCTGAAGAGATTTGGGTCAGTTGCAAATTAGAGAGACATAGGACAGCGATCAGTCTCAAACAACAAAGGAGACGGTTTGTTTTGACCGAGAGGTGTGTGTTCGTACCCATGTCTGCAGCAGAGCCtcttcagcttcagctctgaACAGTTTAACTGAGCCAGGCCAATCAGGATCCCTGCAAACGTTCCCTGTGATGAAGAAGTGCAGGACAGAGGAGTGAATAACGGGGACAATTTATTTCCTGGTAAATGCAAATGAATCCTACAGATTTGATGCTCACACCAGCTGACAGATGAAGACTCTCACCTGTTCAATGACAACATGTTTGCCCTGATAATCCAGCCAGATAGGCACTTCAGAGGTGAAACGAAACTCCCTGAACAAAAATTATTCAGTTTACAGTTTTGACACATTTGAACTTGTTGAGTCTTCACAACTAAATCCTCTTTCTCCTGTGATCGTGTCTCCTGGTGGATCAGTGTCTACATACCGGAAGTAGATTGGCtggtcagaggaggaggtggagcctGCAGAAGAGGAGCTCTGCTCGCTGAAGGTAGTTTCAACGGATGCTGTGAGGTCAGGTCCCAGACCAGCAgctgcctctccctcctcagaCGCCTTCGGGGATGGGTCTGCCTtcactgaatataaataaagagaaatataaaaaaaaaaaaacatatttaccacaacatgtctgtgtttatatactGGATGAAATGTTAAACATGCTCAAAATCAACTTGAGTcataatttaaacatgttttgtaaCCACTGACAATGTTTCATGccacaatgacaataaatagTAATTCAATTCATAACTCCATAAAAAGCAGCATAGCAAAGACTGCATAATGGATcttttttgaaatattaatattaatttttttgttcAACAAAGAACTTGTTTTTTCAGACAAAGCTCACCTTCAGTTGCAGGGTCCACAGGCAGGTAAGGGTTAACATAGGAAGCCAGATTACTGAAAAAGTCCTTAAGGAAGAAAAGTGCATCCTGGACAGAAAGGGGAAGAAAACAGGCTGGTTAGGGGAGGAGCCCTGTCACAGTAAATTGTGCTCACTCATCTATACCCCAAAAACATTAATGCGATATGTGGCAGAACTTTATTAGtcacaaaacagagaaaaagttAAATCATTGACCTTGAGAACCTTATTTAGTCTGAATGTAGTTAAGACTTAATTGTAATCGAGACAGACTAAAAATACTGATACTGATTGCTTGATTAATATGCAAAATGATATATTTAACAGAGTTGTTGTTTCTCCCTGGGCTGAAGCATTTATAGAAAATATTCTACTCAGTCACATTCAAACATCATTCACCAGGTTTGGCTGCAGAGGATGATACAGTTGCTGTTAACATTCAGTTTCAGGTGCTGGAGTTACCTGATCGATGTTCAGTCGTAGTGGCAGCAGACTGACCCGAAGACAGCACTCTGGACCACCAAGGCCAGACTCTGGGCACAGCTGCAGGGCCTTCACTGTCAgctatgaaaagaaaacacacaatcaataTCTTTTATTGCATATCACATAATCAATACTTTATAAAAGTACAAGGCCGCTGACATATTTCAATTCagttctccctccctccctgaacAACAATCCTCTAAGCTGCATCAGgttggttcaatcccagtcaGTTCATTTCAATCACAGAAACCTCTCATCACGTGCGCTCTCACCATGTTGGAGTGGGCTCGGCGGGGCATGCTCTCGCTGGTGTAGAGGTAGAGGAATTTGTTGATTTGTGAGGAGGCCAGTCGGTCTCGAACTTCCAGCTCCTGGACGATGAACACCTGCCTGGAGAGGGGCTGCTCGTTGACGGGACCGGCTGTGACCACGGCCGGCAGCGACACCTCCCCATCCTGCCCTGCTACTGCCTGTGAGTAGGACTCATGCTGGAAGGAAACCTGGAGGACAAAGCCAGAAGAGGTACTGTTTtgtaaaaatgcattaaaaactTCTAATAGGTAAAGTgataaaaatagtaaaaatagTACATGAGTAAATagtattacattttcatttttttaatgtagctAAGTTCAAAGTATGAATTCACATAAAATGGAAGCAATTAACTAGAGTGCATGCACCTCAGAATAATACTTACAGTGAATATAGCACCTGACTGAGGGTTCTTATTTTAATTctaacattacattatatttcattgagctgacgcttttatccaaagtgacttacaataagtgcattcaaccatgagggtacaaacccagaacagcaagaatcatgtaagtacatgtgcttcaaaaaagccaaactacaaagtgctacatgtaagtgcaatatGTAACTGCAACTTTTTTAAACATCAGAGTTAACACTGTACCTTGCTGAGCTGGATCTCCATCAGCAGCGTGTGCTGACGGCCGCTGCCTCCCGCCCACCGCCAGGAGTTCTGGGGgcgagaggaagaggcagagcgAGAGGGGGACCCACGAATACCAGCAGGGGCCGAACGACCTctgaaagagaggaggacagacaaaaaacatgtttgcaccttgtataataaattatataaaagtaGGTCAAccttcatgtgtctgtgtgtgtgtgttttacctgttTGCCTGCTGGGCATGTATGGACATGGGCTTGCCGCCAAAGTCTTTTCCCCCATATAGATGCCAGACCACAGAGATCTCCCGCAGCACCACCCTGCTCTGGGGCACTGGGAAGCGACTGGGGGCTCGGAGCAGATCGGAGCTGCCACGAGGCCTCGAGAAGTGACTCTCCTTCACCCTGACGGGCCCCGGGGAGAGAACTGTCACCACGGGCTCCCCATCCCTGGGCTGTAACAAATCCCACGTGAGGACAGgtacaagtaaaataaatgaaaaatagtcATGCTATGGGGCTACTGTTGAAGAAAACGTTTataagacaaaagagaaaaagtaaaagttatACGTGACTCACAGGAATGCCCATGCCAGGAGCCTCCAGGATGCAGAAGTCGTCGTTGTCTGTGGAGCCGTCTGAGCCTTCATCCGACATCATATCTACCTGAGCCTCTGTTGCTGTGGCAACCAATCCATCAAGCTCAGAGTCCTCCCCCTGCAGGATGGAGGGGCCGTGCTTCGAGGCTTCACCAGGGAACAGGTAAACCGAGACGGGTGAGCCTCTCTGCATTGAGGGAGAACCTGGAAAGTCCAACAAAGTCCAACATTATGCAAAGACCGGAGGTTGTGTTGGAGTGGCAGCTCAATCACTGTCAATCACTTAAACacaacatatactgtatataaaaaggtaGAAAAGTTACATAAAAAAGGTAGAAAAAGGCACTGATAGCCATGTATTTAAGACTATAGGCTACATTGTGTAATATGGGACTAATTTATCATGTATGTTAACAATTGTATGAGCTcagaaatgcatttattttcacatatgAGGAGCTCATTGTCCTTAATTTGAATGTATAGCAAATGAGGTGTTGATGGTGTCCTCTGATTGgtggatttatttttcccaAGGTAAAACAAAATGCATTCATTGTGCTGTTTGTATTAATTTTGCCTGATGAAGGATTGACAATTTATACATTGTGTTAATAAAGAACAATCTTAAAAAGCAAAGAAGTGACATTACacactcacaaagacacaataCAAAAGAATTGTATCTTAAACAAGTGTaagcaaaaagcaaaaacagTGAGAAACTGTGCAGTACCTGGATCTAAACCGTCTTCTCTGTAGCTCTTCTCTGTGTCTATTAAGGCATCAGCCAGATCGTACTGGTTGATCTCAGCGGTTTCAGCTGGAGGGCAGGGCAGCACAGAGGCAGGACTCTCTGACAGCTGACAAGACAGAAGATCACACAGACTTTAACTTCACGGGATCTTTATACCACTTGTCAACATTAACTCAAGTCATTTTACTCTTATCTTTGCTTGTGACATGTGCCATTTACTGAATTGTATCAATCGATACATGACATACTTCTTTCTGAGTTGAAGTACAAGGGACAATCATCGAACAcaaaatccatttaaaattcTTATCCATTCATCATTGTTGTTCTCCAGTGCAAACACAGTCCTTACTGGTAATTTCTGGCCAGCGATCTCAGTGGGTGAGGCGTGTCGCAGTGGGGGGTGCAGGTCCCCCTGGGCGACCAGGTACTGCAGCACATTGACGAGGGCGGCGCAGGAATCAGCGCAGGTGTGCAGGTGGACCACGTTGTTGGAGCAACGGAGCTCGAAGAGAGGCTGAGTCTGGAGGTGACGAAAAGTCACATAATAAGAACacgaagaaaaacaacagactcACATTCAATaggatttttttctgtttaaaatcaAACCATGTATCATAAATCTGTAAATTGTTAATCTAATGTTTGCATCCATTTTCCTGAGAAGTAGAATTTTTCAATTGCGagtaaaagaaatgaaaaagaatcaATATTGTTGTCGTCTGCACTTGTTAAgtatttttgtgtctttcagatCAGATCCATCCTGTTTCTGTAATTCCAGGGAGGTGTAGGTAAATAACAGACATGTAAACCAATGTCAATGAAAGCtgaaaatttaaaatgaaaacaattgaTAATAAGAATACACCTGCAGAATATTAACATAAGATTGACTAGACTGgacaattaaaatcaaacacagactTAAAACTGACctttcacacatttattcattatgtTACTGATTGGCTAAAAGGATGGCTGCATCATCGTTGAGACGTCGTGTTTACTGCACCTTGTTAGTTTAAGTTCCATTTCCGACTGAAAAGTGATCCTCGTCATAAATTAGAGGTCTCACGTCTGAAGCTATTCTTACAGAGGAACTTCATTatggtgaaaataaatatttataaacagGGGCCTCTGCTTGTTAGTGGTTTGTGAAGGGAATTATAATGATCTCGGTTTGTTGGTGGTTTGCATCATGATTGGGTGTAAGTGAAGGAAACAGGTATATAAACAGATGGCGAGCACTCACCAATTTGCCTGTATCTCTGCCTTTCCATGTGGTGATGGCCAGCTCCAGCAGGTCGATGtccaggacacacacataatcTGTGTGACAAACAGACACGTGGTGGTTTTCATTAGAgtgtacaaacaaacataaacacacatatttcaTGTCCAGGTccaaaaatatatgaaaattcAAAAaagtttggtgtgtttgtgcctgaTGAAGAAGTTTAGAGTCTTTGTATTATCTCTAGACCTGAAACATCACTGTCTcttaaaatttacattttcttaaaggtttattatttgtgtttcctttatCCTTTCCTTTtgtcattacttttaaatgatgttgtattATCTAatttgttgtctttgattttagattttgtattatataatttGCTCTCTCTGAATTCAAatgttattgtattattttggtTGTAGCCTTTGAAGTTttgtcttcttgttttttttgtccacttTGTACTCAACAGTGCTGCAAGTCCTTGAGCAAGGGCTTTCAAATTGTAATCGTATTATTTAAAAGAGAATCAGCATTAAGCAGTGGGTGCAGCGGTTTTGTTGTTTCAATAGCATTTTCTACCACTATATACAGCAACACATGTACATCATGTGTCTTACCTCTCCTCAAGTCAACGGTGTCAATCTCACATTTGTCAGAGAGGTAGAGAGCAGAGTCATCCAGGATGAATCTGAATACAACGCagcaaaatacataaatatcttACAGCAGGAATAACCAGGTAGTATAATGTGCTACCCACTgacagcaacatttaaaaacattcactGTGCTGATTATCATTCTCAAGAGgatttcagtgtgtgttgtatttaatgGATGCTATACCTGAGGTGGAAGGTGGCGGTGTCGACGATAATGTTACTGGACAGAGTGAAGGACTCTGCAGTGAACAACACTCTCAGAGGCAGATACAGAGGTCTGTCGAACAGAGAGGCAGATGATGGCAACTGATAATTTACACttccattttaaatgtaaaacatcttttcatttaCAAACCTGTAGTCGACGGCACAGGTAGCGAGGTGTGTGTGGAGGACAGTGATGACAGCAGGTGCTGTGTATCCCAGAATGGGATCATCAATGACATCCAGGAAGTCGACCAGCTGTAAGAAACACAGTCAGTATTAGATACagaatataacaaaatatatcCACTTAATTTGACTTGACTTCAACATGGAACAAAAACGATttaactggaaaataaaagcaaacataTTCTATTACTATTTCTATACTACTGCTAGGACCTGTGAGGAAACAGGTATCAGCACAGACAAGATGATGTCCCTGGTCAAGTCATCTGTGTGCCAGTTctctgggtttttctttttgttactGTCTGCATGGAAACATCTTCAGTTGCTCtttctgttctgtctgtgaTATATCATTAacttcttttcatctttttgacCTTTGTGACCCCAGATTCTCTAAACCTGTCACATCTACTCAAGGAATTTACAAAACTCCCCAAATCCTGTTTTCCTCATGAAAACAAGACCACGAATGACACAATTTATGTAGTTGGAGAAGATGCTTGAATAATGGAGATTTTGtagtaaaaaaaatccacagctAAGCCTTTAATTCAAGACATTAGATGGACTCCAAAGCATTCTGGTCCATGGTTACAGGATAAATTGgtatctccctctccctccttttgtACTCTACATTCTTGAAATGTATATTTCTGTGagaatgtcaaatgtcaaaaatgtctATAGAGCCCCAAATCTGTAATTTCcctgcaaaataaatgaaaattgcTCAAAAGGCAAATAAAGTAtgaaataagacaaaaacatataaaatgcttgaaaattaaatcataaaatacaaaGAACTATTAATTTTATTACCAGTAactgtttttctcattttcattttcactttattgTCATTCTCTCTATGCACCATATTTAATATGAGGGGGAAAATGTGTTCCTTCAGTGATACAAGGTGTGCACAATAAggacagataaaataaaaacagaaaccacGTACAGAGTGTACAGTGTTAGTAGCATTAAGTTGATGAACTTTAAAAGCTTGcgaaaacacagagaagaaaacatgatCTGTAACGCTTCTCACCTGTTCATGCCAGCTCTGATTCGTCTGCGTCATGTAATGTCTCATGGTGGCACCTTGAAGTCGAACGGCAACTAGGAACTCCTACAAGGAGACACGGAAACAAGCAttaattcatttcaaacatGTAGCGACACCAAACTCAGGTGTGTGATGAGGACGTACCTTAACATTCCTCTGGAGGTCCAGTGTGATTTTGATGGCTGTGGATAACATCTGTAGTTCCCCCTCCCTGCCGCTCACGCTGCTCACACCCACCTCTGTGGGGTAGATGGTAGGGTCCAAGTGTTTTGGGGGAGTGAAGCTCGGCATCTCCAACCGTTGTGGGATGGGGGTGTCTTTTACCACCGCTGCAGTGACGATGGGAAATAAAATGGGCTTGATTAAGATAGATTACCTTTCCTACTTAGTATTAAATACACTTTAACATAATTTAAATAGGATAATACTAATTATGTTGCATATAAATGTGAACCTTTGTGATAGAGCTCTACTCGTCTGCTCTCCAGACACAGGAAATTGAGATTAGGGTCATTCTGGTGCTGCGCCACACTGAAAATCTTCCCTCCCTCCAGGTCGAGTACAATCTCCCCATGACTCTGGTCCTCCTGAATCAACGAAATTAAATATGAGggttaaacacacaaattataCGGCATAAATACATGGATTTTTGATTTGTAACCccaccaaacaaaacaaatgaacagatttAATATTTAAGACCTGATGACGTTAAACTCATCAGTGCCAACATGATGTGAAATGTCCTTCTAATAGTATAGTTAGCCATCATCAGCCTAacctttctgtctgttctggCTTGAAGCCGTCCTTGGCCGATAAtcacagtgagggagaggaggctcAGGTTGTGGTTTGGGCGGGGACCTGGCTTTCCAGCTGATTCACTGGCCAAGTAGAATGGAGGCTCATCCTCCTCTGAATCAGAGtctgtgagagaaaagagatgaaaataTACTGTTTACTGTCATTCAACAATGGAGGATCAAACGTCAAATATAACACTAAACCTGCTTGATTAATAAAAAGAAGTTTGGGCAGGCATGGAACT contains these protein-coding regions:
- the atg2a gene encoding autophagy-related protein 2 homolog A isoform X1; protein product: MSRWLFPWSGSIKKRACRYLLQHYLGHFLQERLSLDQLGLDLYNGSGVIKEINLDVWAVNELLESLGAPLEIVDGFVSSIVVTIPWQALLTDHCTLEISGLQITCRPKYRTSGGWDSQGWSTSMTSSMQLAQECLKDPPEASEEPPAPLEGLEMFAQTIETVLRRIKVTFIDTIVRIEHQPQDLETGIALEMHIKRLEYFDEAVRDPASQTAVPVDIHQPPAFLHKILQLSAVQLFYDSTGTVQGFPVEEHPDSAQASEGDEEEEEEGEEVDEAEPKPLAAPPCPSSQPLLIGSCSGFIETTVKIKKNDMLPGPKLELDGKVGCVHMLLTPDQITHLTDLLAALCIETEPDTKCGGVHSRPLDSDDLRLIEEDLSKQLGSSPMDREWDEEPDLEPYLTSLENGEMFFSMGPTGMSSSVTSVRSGSELSDSDMESSTHSLASFTQPVSLSGQGMMNCPRRYPVAGCLSNLPQASSRTRGRSHSGQSEQMKPEALLRLTLGGLTLTLLQEDKPTSLDRASSLTQVSQVFFRELAFFKDSMFSERDFHHLRGGFAKACPHSHLRLTGAAVQVACETRSGRRHSRAVTSDLSFSRLELLECLWEDGKPQYSELLQFQKSGLFTIGAAARPCAQLHYSLSERHLRKGKQRVVRRESVVRVDLAELCAELDLDILSRLGNLSKAFSHCPTQRAGPGRIQTQSSELCSSFTLLSPHAVLRLRFPIPDLRPLPKRRPPTQRAVRQEILVLELTELELKHQGAPDLQGSQTTPGQPWAPCLTQLLEASFTDLHGSYEGWEGGSFPCIRVKKNRDSLPRLSVHVRGGEAQGPAAGLSGTNLIRDLGAAFFESHCELNDKASSPFSSNRTMFETEEMVIPADPVEMRQFQSQCVAQCQCAVDISLPQAYILLPSKQAFQSVYNRINNDLLMWEPPPPPPPSGHSPDHSHRRHDEFQLCKSAFRLDSDSEEDEPPFYLASESAGKPGPRPNHNLSLLSLTVIIGQGRLQARTDRKEDQSHGEIVLDLEGGKIFSVAQHQNDPNLNFLCLESRRVELYHKAVVKDTPIPQRLEMPSFTPPKHLDPTIYPTEVGVSSVSGREGELQMLSTAIKITLDLQRNVKEFLVAVRLQGATMRHYMTQTNQSWHEQLVDFLDVIDDPILGYTAPAVITVLHTHLATCAVDYRPLYLPLRVLFTAESFTLSSNIIVDTATFHLRFILDDSALYLSDKCEIDTVDLRRDYVCVLDIDLLELAITTWKGRDTGKLTQPLFELRCSNNVVHLHTCADSCAALVNVLQYLVAQGDLHPPLRHASPTEIAGQKLPLSESPASVLPCPPAETAEINQYDLADALIDTEKSYREDGLDPGSPSMQRGSPVSVYLFPGEASKHGPSILQGEDSELDGLVATATEAQVDMMSDEGSDGSTDNDDFCILEAPGMGIPPRDGEPVVTVLSPGPVRVKESHFSRPRGSSDLLRAPSRFPVPQSRVVLREISVVWHLYGGKDFGGKPMSIHAQQANRGRSAPAGIRGSPSRSASSSRPQNSWRWAGGSGRQHTLLMEIQLSKVSFQHESYSQAVAGQDGEVSLPAVVTAGPVNEQPLSRQVFIVQELEVRDRLASSQINKFLYLYTSESMPRRAHSNMLTVKALQLCPESGLGGPECCLRVSLLPLRLNIDQDALFFLKDFFSNLASYVNPYLPVDPATEVKADPSPKASEEGEAAAGLGPDLTASVETTFSEQSSSSAGSTSSSDQPIYFREFRFTSEVPIWLDYQGKHVVIEQGTFAGILIGLAQLNCSELKLKRLCCRHGLLGVDKVIQYAVTEWLTDIRKNQLPGLLGGVGPMHSVVQLFHGVRDLFWLPIEQYRKDGRIIRGLQRGAASFGTSTASAALELSNRLVQAIQATAETVYDILSPTPPLNRYAITEGRAPGSRPRRAAQPADLREGVAKAYDTVREGVIDTAQTLCDVASRGHEQKGLPGAVGGVLRQIPPTVVRPLIVASEATSNLLGGMRNQIKPDARKEDFLKWRTEDGQE